The following is a genomic window from Acidimicrobium ferrooxidans DSM 10331.
CCCCGGGCAACACGATCCCGTCGACAGCGGCGAGGTCGGCGAGACCCTTGACGGGGCGAGCTGCGAGGCCCGCAGCGGCGAGAGCTGCGAGGTGCGCGTCTGCGTCGCCTTGGAGCGCGAGCACCCCGATCATCGGCTCACCAACCGCGCTCGGCGAGTCGCTCGTCGATCTGATCGAGACCGAGGCCGACCATCGGCTCACCGAGGTTGCGCGACACCGCGAGCACCACGTCGGGCTCGTTGTAGTGCGTGGTCGCCTCCACGATGGCACGTGCCCGCTTGGCGGGATCACCGCTCTTGAAGATGCCCGAGCCCACGAAGTTCGCCTCGGCGCCGAGCTGCATCGTGAGCGCCGCGTCGGCTGGGGTCGCAATACCTCCCGCGCAGAACAGCGGCACAGGGAGCTTGCCTCCGAGCGCATGGACCTCAGCGACGAGTTCGTAGGGAGCGCCGAGTCGCTTGGCCCATCCAAAGAGCTCCTCCGGGCGCGCCTGGGCGATGGCTCGCAGGTCCCGCGTGATGGAGCGCAGGTGTCGGACCGCCTCCACGACGTTGCCGGTACCCGCCTCACCCTTCGACCGGATCATCGCCGCACCCTCAGCGATACGACGCAGCGCCTCCCCGAGGTTGGTCGCGCCACAGACGAACGGGACCTCGAAGGCCCACTTGTCGACGTGGAACTCCTCATCGGCTGGCGTGAGCACCTCACTCTCGTCGATGTAGTCGACCTCGAGAGCCTCGAGCAGCTGAGCCTCGGCAAAGTGCCCGATGCGAACCTTGGCCATCACCGGGATAGTCACGGCGTCCTTGATCTGCTCGATCAGGGCGGGGTCGCTCATGCGTGCGACGCCGCCATCACGACGGATATCCGCAGGAACGCGCTCGAGCGCCATGACCGCGACCGCACCCGCATCCTCGGCGATCTTCGCCTGCTCCGCGTTG
Proteins encoded in this region:
- the pdxS gene encoding pyridoxal 5'-phosphate synthase lyase subunit PdxS encodes the protein MTQYEVGTARVKRGLAEMLKGGVIMDVVNAEQAKIAEDAGAVAVMALERVPADIRRDGGVARMSDPALIEQIKDAVTIPVMAKVRIGHFAEAQLLEALEVDYIDESEVLTPADEEFHVDKWAFEVPFVCGATNLGEALRRIAEGAAMIRSKGEAGTGNVVEAVRHLRSITRDLRAIAQARPEELFGWAKRLGAPYELVAEVHALGGKLPVPLFCAGGIATPADAALTMQLGAEANFVGSGIFKSGDPAKRARAIVEATTHYNEPDVVLAVSRNLGEPMVGLGLDQIDERLAERGW